ACCATGAACAGCGGGATCCACGCCAGGGTCGGCACCTGCGACAACGCGCTGAAGGTGGGAAACACCAGGCGCTCGGCGCGCGCGCTGAAGCCCAGCCAGGCGCCGAGCAAGGCCCCGGCGCTGATGCCCGCCAGCAAGCCCCAGCACAAGCGTTGCAGGCTGATTGCCAAATGGCTCCATAACTCGCCGCCCGCCAGTTCCACCGCGCTGCTCCACACCAGTGACGGCGGCGGCAGGATCTGCTCGCTCATCCAGTGATTGCGGCTGGCCAGCCACCACAGGGCGAACAGCGTCAGCGGCAACAGCCAGGGGCTGAGCGACGGCCAGCGCAGCATGGGCGTGGCAAGAGGCAGGCTCAACCGTGCGGTTCGGGCCATTGACGACCTCCGTTTCGTTATGTGATTTCGATCTTATAAAAGCGTAATCAAGATGATTGGGGGATAAGAGAAGCCATTTAAAGCCCGCGCCCGGCACGCATCCAATGCATTCGAAGAATATTTTCGATGTTGTTTATGCATAGTCCGCTGCAGCCTGCGGTTTGGCTCGCATAGTTCCAAAAGCTATTAAATTGTGAATTTATAGTATTTAAAGTTTTCATCAGGCTATGCCTACTTTCAGCTCCCCAGGCGACCGTCGCCCACCAGGAGCTGCGCTTATGAAACTGCCCTTCAAACGTCTGATCACGCTGTTCGCAGGCACCGCGCTGGCGGGCCTGGTGCACGCCGCCGAGCTCAAGGAGATACGCATTGCCGTGCCTGACCTCAGCGCCGGAACCCAACACAGTGGCGGTGGCATCACCGATGTGTTGCGCGAGCAGCAGATCTTCGAAAAGGCCTTCGCCGACCAAGGCATCAAGATCCAGTGGAATTACTTCAAGGGCGCAGGCCCGGTGATCAACGAAGCCTTCGCCAATGGCCAGGTGGACCTCGCCTACCTGGGCGACCTGGCGGCCATCATCGGCCGTTCCAATGGCCTGGACACCCGCTTGCTCAGCGCAACGGCGCGAGACATCAAGCAGTACCTCGGCGTGGTGCCGGGTTCGGGCATCAAGACCCTGCAAGACCTCAAGGGCAAGCGCGTCGCGGTGTTTCGCGGCACGGCCAGCCAGTTGTCGTTCGACAGCGCACTGGCGAGCCAGGGCTTGAACGAGAAAGACCTGAAAGTCATCAACCTGGACTTCAACGCGGCCGGTGCGGCGCTGGCCGCCAAGCAGATCGACGCGACGTGGGGCGGCTCGAACCTGACCGCGCTGCAAGCCAAGGGGCTGGCCGAAATAGCCCTCACCACCAAGGACCTTGGCGGCGCCGGCAGCATCCAGGCGGTACTGGTAGGCAGCAAACAGTTTGTCGACGAGCATCCCGACGCGGTGGCCAAGCTGCTCAAGGCCCAGCAGCAGGCGGTGCAGTGGTTGACCGATGACAACAACAAGCAGGCCTACATCGAGCTGGTGTCGGGGCTGGCCAGTTACCCGCCGGTGATCCTGACCAATGATTTGAAAGACCAGCAGCTCAGCGCGATTTTCCCGGCGACCCTTGATCCGGCGTTTCTTGGCAAATTGCAGGATGCGGTGGACCTGGCCTCCCAGGAGAAGCTGATTCGCCGGTCGTTTCAGGTGAGTGACTGGGTGGCGCCTGGGTTGGTGGCGGCGGGGCTTTAAGCTGGGTGGTGCCTGGGCTATAGCTATCGGGGGCAAGCCCCCTCCCACACTTTGAATGTATTCGCAGTTCCAATGTGGGAGGGGGCTTGCCCCCGATGAGGCCCTTCAAACCGCCACACTCACCTCCTGCCTGTCCACCTCAAGCAACGTCTCAATCATCGCCTTGGCCGCCGGCGACAAGCGCGACCCGGTACGGCTGACAATCCCGCAGCGCGCACTCAAGGTCTCCAGGTTCTGCGGCAAGTTGCGCCAGTGCAGCAGCACCAGCGCCCCTCGGGCGATGTCCTCGGCAAAGGCTTCCTCGGTGCCCACGCCGATGGCATTGGACTGCAGCACAATCTTTACCAGCGCCGGGAAATGCTCGGTCTGGATGCTCGGTGAAAAGTCCATGCGCCCGCTCAGGTTCGCCAGCAGTTTGCGAATGCCCTGGGAGATCAGCGGCGCGGCCAGCGGGTAGTCGAACATGTCATTGGTCGACAGGCTGTCCTTGGCCAGCAACGGGTGCCCGGGGCGGCAGAAAAACACGCCGCGCTTGGGCGTCAGCGCTCGGGTCTGGAAGTTCGGGTCGGCTTCGAACTGACGGATGTCGGCAATGAAGAATTCGATCTCCTCGCGGCTCAATGCGCGGCTGAGTGTTTCCCAGTTATCCACCTGGAAGCGGGTGCGGATTTTCGGGTGCGCACCGATAAACCGCGCCACCGCATCCGGCACCAGCTTTACCGCCGGCGCGGGGCCGCAGCCGAAGCGCAGGTCGCCGGCATCGAGCTTGGTCATGCGCGTGACTTCACTGCTCAGCAAGGCGGCGCCATGCACCAGGCTCAGGGCATGTTGCAGCACCACCTGGCCTTCCGGCGTCGGGCGCAGGTCCTTGTGGCCACGGTCCACCAGCACACAGCCGAACTCCTGTTCCAACCCCTGGATGCTGCGGCTGAACGCCGGTTGCGTGATGCCCATGGCGTCCGCCGCGCGCACAAAGCTGCGGTGTTCGTTAAGGGCAATGAAGTAGCGCAGTTGACGAAGATCCATATGCATTCCCGGCATTTGAAAAATAGGTCGAAGGCATTTGCGAGCGACGCAGCTGAGGTTTTAAATGCAAGCTCTTATTCCGTCAACGAAGCACTTGTTCATTTGCTAGATCTAAAATGCATATGGATAGAGCGTTGCCGGCGAGCGTTCCACCATCCGCAGGCACACGAGGGTCATCACAATGAGCAACGCCGCATTAGCTGTTCAACCCATCGCCCAGGCACTGGAGATTCACCCGGTCGCCGGCCGCATTGGCGCCGAGATTCGTGGCATCAAACTGTCCGGTCACCTCGATGCCGCCACGGTCGACGCCATCCAGCAGGCGCTGGTGCAGTACAAAGTAATCTTCTTTCGCGAGCAGACCCACCTCGATGACCAGAGCCAGGAAGCCTTCGCCCACCTGCTCGGCGAGCCGATTGCGCACCCGACCGTGCCGGTACGCGATGGCACGCGCTTTCTGATGGAGCTGGACGGCACCCGCGGCCAGCGCGCCAATTCGTGGCACACCGACGTGACCTTCGTCGATGCCTACCCCAAGGCCTCGATCCTGCGTTCGGTGCTGGCGCCGACCTCCGGTGGCGATACCGTCTGGGCCAACACGGCGACGGCCTACAACGACCTCAGCGTCGAACTGCGCGCCCTGGCGGACAACCTGTGGGCCGTCCACAGCAACGAATACGACTACGCCGCGCGCAAGCCGGATGTGGCGGTGGAAAGGCTTGAGGAATACCGCAAGGTGTTCACCTCGACGGTGTATGAAACCGAGCATCCGGTGGTGCGCGTGCATCCGGTCAGCGGCGAGAAAACCTTGCTGCTGGGGCATTTTGTCAAACGCCTCAAGGGCTACTCCCAGGCCGACTCGACGCAACTGTTCAACCTGCTGCAAAGCCACGTCACCCGCCTGGAAAACACCGTGCGCTGGCGCTGGAACAGCGGTGACGTGGCGATCTGGGACAACCGCGCCACCCAGCATTACGCGGTGGACGACTACGGCACCCAGGAACGTATCGTGCGCCGGGTGACCCTCAAAGGCGATGTGCCGGTGGGTGTACAAGGGCAGCGCAGCCAGACCACCAAAGGCCTTTGAATTCACAGAGATCCAAATGTGGGAGGGGGCTTGCCCCCGATAGCGGAGTGTCAGCCACTGCACCTGTGACTGACCCACTGCAATCGGGGGCAAGCCCCCTCCCACATTTAGACCTGTGTCGTTCTACCAGACGCCGA
Above is a genomic segment from Pseudomonas sp. R5-89-07 containing:
- a CDS encoding ABC transporter substrate-binding protein, producing the protein MKLPFKRLITLFAGTALAGLVHAAELKEIRIAVPDLSAGTQHSGGGITDVLREQQIFEKAFADQGIKIQWNYFKGAGPVINEAFANGQVDLAYLGDLAAIIGRSNGLDTRLLSATARDIKQYLGVVPGSGIKTLQDLKGKRVAVFRGTASQLSFDSALASQGLNEKDLKVINLDFNAAGAALAAKQIDATWGGSNLTALQAKGLAEIALTTKDLGGAGSIQAVLVGSKQFVDEHPDAVAKLLKAQQQAVQWLTDDNNKQAYIELVSGLASYPPVILTNDLKDQQLSAIFPATLDPAFLGKLQDAVDLASQEKLIRRSFQVSDWVAPGLVAAGL
- a CDS encoding LysR family transcriptional regulator; the protein is MDLRQLRYFIALNEHRSFVRAADAMGITQPAFSRSIQGLEQEFGCVLVDRGHKDLRPTPEGQVVLQHALSLVHGAALLSSEVTRMTKLDAGDLRFGCGPAPAVKLVPDAVARFIGAHPKIRTRFQVDNWETLSRALSREEIEFFIADIRQFEADPNFQTRALTPKRGVFFCRPGHPLLAKDSLSTNDMFDYPLAAPLISQGIRKLLANLSGRMDFSPSIQTEHFPALVKIVLQSNAIGVGTEEAFAEDIARGALVLLHWRNLPQNLETLSARCGIVSRTGSRLSPAAKAMIETLLEVDRQEVSVAV
- a CDS encoding TauD/TfdA family dioxygenase, which produces MSNAALAVQPIAQALEIHPVAGRIGAEIRGIKLSGHLDAATVDAIQQALVQYKVIFFREQTHLDDQSQEAFAHLLGEPIAHPTVPVRDGTRFLMELDGTRGQRANSWHTDVTFVDAYPKASILRSVLAPTSGGDTVWANTATAYNDLSVELRALADNLWAVHSNEYDYAARKPDVAVERLEEYRKVFTSTVYETEHPVVRVHPVSGEKTLLLGHFVKRLKGYSQADSTQLFNLLQSHVTRLENTVRWRWNSGDVAIWDNRATQHYAVDDYGTQERIVRRVTLKGDVPVGVQGQRSQTTKGL